In one window of Aphidius gifuensis isolate YNYX2018 linkage group LG4, ASM1490517v1, whole genome shotgun sequence DNA:
- the LOC122854621 gene encoding N-alpha-acetyltransferase 40 — MKNNKKGHRTRKQLIAEKEAASKRLVDQANLLKDPLEALPGFHSYTTPDGTEIKLQCHRVGDLDNDKLTWIFSLMERNMVEYYKASSWGWNQSSKRKELTEPTAWYLIATMNDELVGFSHFRYDMDFGIEVLYCYELQLETKARRKGIGKFFMNALEELAKKSSMKKVVLTTLKKNTDANLFYEKLGYRLDKSSPGDWEDMDYMILSK; from the exons atgaag aatAACAAAAAAGGACATCGTACAAGAAAACAATTGATTGCTGAAAAAGAAGCAGCATCAAAACGTCTTGTCGATCAAGCTAATTTATTGAAGGATCCACTTGAAGCATTACCTGGTTTTCATAGCTACACAACACCTGATGGtacagaaataaaattacaatgtcaTAGAGTTGGTGATTtagataatgataaattaacatggATATTTAGTTTGATGGAAAGAAATATGGTTGAGTATTACAAAGCATCAAGCTGGGGATGGAATCAAAGCTCCAAAAGAAAAGAATTAACTGAACCAACAGCATGGTATCTCATTGCAACAATGAATGATGAATTAGTTGGTTTTTCACATTTTCGTTATGACATGGATTTTGGTATTGAAGTTTTATACTG ttatgAATTGCAATTAGAAACTAAAGCAAGAAGAAAAGGTattggtaaatttttcatgaatgCTCTTGAAGaacttgcaaaaaaaagttcaatgaAAAAAGTTGTACTAACGACACTCAAGAAAAATACTGATGCAAATTTGTTTTATGAAAAACTTGG atacagaCTTGATAAATCAAGTCCAGGTGATTGGGAAGATATGGACTACATGattttaagtaaataa